One Rickettsia akari str. Hartford genomic window, TCAAAAGCTATACCAAGGTCACAATTTTGTTCTTTAACCACTTTTATTAGCTCTTGTAAATTAGCAGGGTTGGTAGGGTCAGGGTGATGGCTTGGAAAATTCCCGTCAATCCTACTATTTATGATTATGTTGTGATTAGTTAAATGCTTTTTTAACTCTTCAATAATATTGCCTGTTGCTCCATTGCTGCAGTCCCAAGACACTTTTAACTGCGGATTAATATTTATTCCCTCTAAAATACGTTTTAGGTATTTATGTTCTATATTATGTCCACAATATATGTCATGCCCGCGAAATCGGAAATCCATGTCTCCACTTGTATTAATATGAATTCCTGCTTTCGCAGGAATGACATCAGGGGTTGTGGGCATAACATGATTATTCAAAACCTTTGCTAATAAATCCTTTATCTGATCACCGAAAAAAGATTTACCGTGTTGCAGCATTTTAAAGCCGTTATCGTCACGAGGATTATGCGATCCCGTAACCATAATACTACCGGCAGGCATAAATTGTTTATCGACAAAATATAGTACTGGTGTCGGAACTACGCCAATATTTATGATTTCAGCCCCTGCATCAGTTAGTCCTAATTCTAAAGCTTTACAAAGGGTATGGGAGCTGAGCCGACCGTCTAAACCAATACAGATTTTGCTATTATCTTTTGTGATAGTCATCTTGGCGAAACAAAAGCCGATTTTATAAGCTATTTCTTCTGTTAAATCCTTAAGGCTATTGCCTCTTATATCATAAGCTCTAAAAATTTCTTTGTTAATTTGCATAAAAAACCATTTATGTCATGCCCGCGAGAGCTGGCATCTAAAAAATAACATTAATAATTATAAACATATAAAAACTTGTTTTTATATGTTTTACTGGATCCACACCTTCGCGGGAATGACATAAAACGACCCATGCAACAACATCTACTACTACTCGCAATGACGCGTTTGCATAGTCTAAAAACTAAAGCTTTCACCTAAATACACTTCCTTAACTTTTTTGCTGTTTGCTATTTCCTTAGGTTTTCCTTCTCGCAATACTTTGCCCTCAAAAATAACATAAGCACGGTCAACTGTATCTAGAGTATCACGTACATTATGATCGGTAATTAATATACCTATATTAAATTCACGTAAATAAGTAATTAGATTTTTGATATCGGAAATAGCAAGTGGGTCAATACCGGCAAGAGGCTCATCAAGCATAATAAATTTAGGCCCTATTGCAAGTGAACGTGCAATCTCAAGCCTACGCCTTTCGCCGCCTGATAAGCTAGCAGCGGATAAATCTTTTAAATGCACTATCGAAAATTTCTCTAGTAAATTATTGGTTTTTTGTTCAATTACTTCTTTATCATTTTCAGATATCTCAACTACAGCTTTAATATTATCCTCAACCGATAATCCTCGAAATATCGAAGGTTCTTGAAGAAGGTAGCCGATGCCAAGCCTTGCTCGTAAATAAATAGGCAAGTTGGTAATATTGATACCATTTAAAAGTAATTGCCCTGAGTCCGGTTTCATTAAACCGATAATAATGTTAAAACAAGTTGTTTTACCGGCTCCGTTAGGACCAAATAAACCAACTATCTCTCCTTGTTTTATATTCAGAGATATATCAGTTAATATATTCCTTTTTTTATAGGATTTTGATATATTTTTAACCTGTAAGCTATCCATCTTTTTTATTTGTGTTTTGTTGCTATACGTCATTCACACGAAAGCGGGAATCCATTATTCACTTGTATTAAGATGGATTCCTGCTTTCGCACTAATAACCTAGATATCCATGCGAGCAATGCTACACTAAAGAACTCTATTTCTTAACAAGATCTACATAATAGATTAGTTTATTAGTTTTTAAAACATTATCGTCGCGTTGTAATATCACATTACCAAGTAGAATAAGTTGTTTGTCATCAAAAAAATATTTAACACTATCTGCAAGTAATAATTCATTATTTATTTTTCTTTCTACAGTCAATTTGGTTGGAACAACTATATGATCAATAGTTTGCTTTTTATCTATTGTTTTATAAAAAATATATAATTCTTTCGTTCTAAGTATCGCATTATCGAAGTAAACAACTACATTTCCAAGATATTCTGCCTTTTGTTTGGTTCTATCAATAATTAAAGTATCAGATGTAATATGTAGACTTGAAATATCTTTATCACTAGCATATATAGACATACTAACATTAAGAAATACTACAAGTTTAATAATCCGATAAATCGATGATTGTGGAGACATTGCCTTTAAAAATTATAATATTAGTTTCATCCATTATATTAAAACTATCCGAAGTAATTGAAGAATTTTTGTAGAATAATTTAGCAGAGGAGTTGCCGGTTATATTCTTATTTACTAAATCAATCCTTGCATCGTTAGTGTTAAATATGATCTCATCAAAAAAAAGTTTTACATCATTTTTTAAATCTAATATGTTTGATCCTTCATCTAAAAAGCCTTCTTTCGCATTGATAATAAAAGTTTGGTCTTGATTTACGTTATAAATAGCATTTATCACATCTAGTTTATATTTGTTATCCGACTCTTTTATAGCTCGCTCAGTTTTAATCTTATACGCATCTAAATTTTTATTTACTCCTTCAAAAATTGAATCTTTCAATATAATATTATATTGAAAATCAAAATTTTTAGTATCTTTTAACCTGTTTTTTGTAACGTTAATATCATTTTCTTCATTAATATAACCGCTTTTAATTAATATATATCCTATATAAAAAATTCCAACTATTATTAAAAGATATAGAGATTTCCAAATTTTTTTTCGCCGTTTATAAAAAGAAGGCATAGATTTTAGCTAACTCCCATACGTAGCAAATCATGAATATGAATAATGCCTATAATAATATTATCATCAACAATTGGTATATTAGTGATATTTTTGGCTTGCATTAAATTTAAAGCCTCTTTTGCAAATATTTCCGATGAGATATAAATAGGATTTTTGGTCATAACACTTGATGCTGTTTTTAAGTGGATTTGATCGTTAATATGACGACGTAAATCCCCATCGGTTATAATCCCTATCAAATTTTGGTTTTTATCCGTGACAAGTGTACAACCTAAACGTTTTTTATTCATAATAATTATAGTGTCGGCAAAGGACGTATCTTCATATACTAAAGGTATTTCATCACCGCTACGCATTAGGTTTTTAATTTTTGTTAAGTTAGCACCGATTATACCTCCTGGATGATAAATTTTAAAATCATCTTTAGTAAAGCCTCGTTGTTCATGTATAACAGTTATTAAAGCATCACCCAGTGATAACATTATTAAAGATGATATAGTAGGAGCTCCAATTAAAGAAGCTTCCGGGTGCTCAGGTACTATTAATAAAAAATCGCTTCTTTTAGCTAAAGTGGAATTTTTATCCATTGTCATTGCAGCAATTTTTATGGAAAAGTTTTTACAATATTCAACCACATTAAATAGTTCTTTAGTTTCACCGGAATTAGATAGCATAATTACCAGATCATGTCTTGTAACCATACCTAAATCACCGTGACTTGCTTCTGCCGGATGTAAATAAAAAGCAGGCATACCAGTTGAAGAAAAGCTAGCAGCTATTTTTCTTGCAATATAACCGCTTTTGCCTATGCCGGTTAGGATTATCCGTCCTTTGAAAGATAATAAAAATTCTATAATCCTGCTGAAGTCTTCAGGGATATTTTTAGATAATTTTTCTAAAGCACTTGCTGCACTAGAAATAACCCTCTTTGCGATGATTTGGTAATTATTTGTGTGGTTCATTATGTGCTCATTTGTGAAAATCGCAATTGCGAGCAATTAAAGGCTTTGTTGTATAGATCATTGTATGCTATTTTTGTATTAAGACCGATGTCATGCCCGCGTAGGCGGGAATCCAGAAAAATAACTTAAAGTATCGATATAGAAGTTATAAATTTGATGAAATAAATCTAAAAAACAAGTTTTTTATAGGTTTTGACTGGATTCCCGCCTACGCAGGCATGACATAAATTGATCCACACAACAAATGACATTTAATTAAAATACTTACGTTCTGTAATTACTTCAGTAGTGTCAGAATTATTATCTTCATTCCAAGCTCGTTTCTTACTAGAATCACGTCGCTCAGGTTCTGAGTTTTCCTTAGAATTATTAACATTATTTTTTTGCTTTGGATTATTTGAAGATTTATCCTTATCGGCATTTTTAATAGTTAGTTTTGCTTTGCCTTTATTGTCAAAGCCTATTAGCTTAACTTTTACTATATCGCCTTGTTTTAAAACACTGCCAACCGTTTCTATTCTTTCTTCTGCAATTTCACTAATATGAACAAAACCATCTTTAGTACCTAAATAATTAATAAAAGCACCGGAATCTAAGACTTTCATTACCGTACCGTTAAATATTTCACCGATTTCAGGCTCAACGGCAATAGCTTTAATTTTATCTAAAGCGACTTTTAGCTTATCTCTATCTGAAGCATAAACAGAAACCGTACCGTCATCGCTTATATCTATTTTAGCATCGCTAGTCTCACAAATTTCCTTTATTACTTTACCGCCCGGTCCTATAACATCTCTAATTTTATCCTTATCTATTTTTATAGTAGTAGTAGAAGGAACATTCTTACCTAGTTTGCTATTTGGTTTACTGATAATTTTATTCATTTGATCCAGTATATGCAAACGACCGAGTCGTGCTTGCTCTAAAGCTGCTTTCATTATTTTAAAATCTACTCCGGATATTTTGATATCCATTTGTAATGCAGTAATCCCTTCGCTAGTTCCTGCAACCTTAAAGTCCATATCACCGAAATAATCTTCATCGCCGAGAATATCCGATAATACGGCAAATTTTTTGCCTTCTTTAACAAGTCCCATAGCAATACCCGCAACCGGTGCTTTTATCGGTACGCCTGCATACATTAAAGCAAGAGAACTACTGCAAACAGTTGCCATTGAAGAAGAACCGTTAGACTCCGTAGTTTCAGCAACTACTCTAATAGCATAAGGAAATTGTACTTTATTAGGTAATATTGGATTAATAGCACGCCATGCGAGTTTACCGTGTCCGACTTCACGACGACTAGGTGCTTTCATCGGCATTGCTTCATTTACCGAATAGGGTGGGAAGATATAATCAAGCATAAAACGCTCTTTATACTCACCATCTAAACTGTCAACTAGCTGCTCATCTAAACTAGTACCGAATGTAGTGCTAACTAAGCTCTGCGTTTCCCCTCTAGTAAATAAAGCTGAACCGTGTGCGGAAGGTAGCAAACCTATTTCACAAGCAATTTGTCTTATATCCGTAGTACTTCTTCCATCGATACGTCTATTTTTTTCTAAAATTTCGTTACGCAATATATCTGATTCAATAGATTTTAAAGCCGATTCGATTTGATAATTACTATATTTTTTATTTTCTATATCGCTTACAAAATGTGTAAGCACTTTTTCATGTATTAAATCTAAATTAGTACTACGTTCCTGTTTAGATTTAATCGCAAAAGCTTGTTTAATTTCTTTTACAAATAACTTCTCAATTTCTTTCTTTAATGAGGCAGGATATAAATCTTGCATTTGAAACTTTGGTTTTTTAGCTTCTTTTGCTAGTTCTTTAATGATCTTTATTATCGGCTGGAAGCTTTCAAACCCAAACTTTACGGCTTCTAACATTTGTTCTTCAGAGAGTAAATTAGCTTCCGATTCAACCATCATTACCGAGTCTGCTGTTCCTGCAACTACTAAATCCAGCTGACTTGTTTTTAATAATTCAAGTGTCGGGTTTAAAACAAATTCACCGTCGATTAAACCTACTTTACTTGCAGCAACTATTTCTAGATAAGGAGCAGGGGATAGACTAAGTGCAGCCGATGCACCGATAATTGCAAGTATATCTACTGGAGTCTCAGGATCATATGACAGAACAGTACAAGTTACATGAGTTTCATTAACAAAAGCCGGATGAAATAACGGTCTAATCGGTCTATCTATTAAACGAGATACTAAAACTTCTCTATCTGATGCTTTTCCCTCACGTTTAAAAAATCCCCCTGGTATCTTACCGGCAGCATATGCCATTTCTCTATAATTAATTGTTAAAGGAAAAAAACCTATACCCTCTTTTGCTTTGTTAGCTACTACAGCCGCACATAACAAAACGGAATTACCCATTTTCACCGTAACTGCCCCATCAGCCTGACGTGCTATTTTACCTGTACTAAGCTCAAGAACTTTCCCGTTCCATGTAACACTCTTAGTTATTTCGTTAAACATCTATTTATCTCATTGCATAATTTAATTTTTCTTTTTTATTCCGGATTTTTATTATGTCGTTTCCGCGAAAGTGGGAATCCATTACTTTAAAGCTTTTTAAAAGCTCAATTGATCTTGCTTTATCTTGGATTCCCGATGCCGCGGGAATGACATAGGTACACTACTTCACCTTCCTAATGCCTAGCTTACTTATTAAATCTAAATATTCGCTAAGACTATTCTTTTTAATATAGTTAAGTAATCTACGGCGGCGTCCGACTAAAACTAATAATCCACGTCTTGAAGTATGATCTTTATGATTAGATTTAAAATGCTCGGTTAAATTATTGATTCTTTCAGTTAAGATAGCACATTGCACCGCACTTGAACCGGTATCATTTTCCGTTATAGCATATTCTTTAATTAATTGTTGTTTACGTTCTTTAGTAATCGACATCAATAATTTCTCCTTAAATTGTTATAATACATTAAACACACGTAAAGAATTAAAGCAATTCTTGTTTAAGCTACCTATTGCAAGCAGAGTACCCTTATAGCGAACCCATAAAAGACTAATGTCGTCTTCATAATCAAATATGCATTTCTGTCCATATTTAATTTGCTGTGCTTGGCTGTCAGTTGCATCAAGAACCAGGATGTCGTCCAGTATTGCTTCTATCTTTATGCTTTTTTCCTCTAGGAAACTTTTCGTAATTTCGTCAGGCGATTTAATTCGGATAGCATTTTCTGCTTTAAATATTCCAACCTGAGTACGGCGTAATTCTATCACAAATCCTAAACTTTGCAAGGACAATGCCAAATCTTCTGCTAAAGTCCTTATATAAGTACCTTTTGAGCATTCCGTATAGTATATAGCGATAGCATTTTTCTTATCAAAATTTAAACATTTTAGATTATAAATCGTTATATTTCGTGGCTTTAATTCTACTTCTTTCCCCTCTCTAGCAAATTTATAAGCTCTGACACCGTTAACTTTAAGAGCTGAAAAAGCCGGCGGTATTTGTGTTACTTTACCGATAAACTTAGAACATACGGTATAAGCCTCTTCTTGAGAAGGGATATAATTTTTTGTTGCTATTACGGTGCCGGTATAATCGCCACTATCGGTTTGTAGTCCAAATTTTATTGTAAAAATATAGGTTTTTCTAGAATCAATTAGCAGCTGTATCAGCTTTGTAGCTTCACCTACGGCAATGGGTAGTATCCCTTCCGCTTCAACATCTAAAGTACCGGCATGTCCTACCTTAACTTTTTTACCGAGTATTTGTTTTACCATGCTAACCAGTTTAGCAGAACTTATACCTCCTGGTTTATAAATATTTAACCAATAATTACTCATTAATATACTTCTATAAAATAAATGGTTCATACCTCAAATTAAATGAGTATATCCTTGACTCAAGTTTAAAAAATCTTTAATATGTAACTCTAGCCAATAGCAAGATATAGGTTAGACCAAATAATGACAATTAACCCCAGTAGTATAGGAGATTCTTCTTCTAAAATCAATATCCGTTTTTCCAAACTTACCGATTATATATGGCCTATAAAATGCCACGAAGTTTCTAAATTTTTATTCATCACCTTATTAATGTTCTGTATTTTATTTATCCAAAATCTAATCAGAGCTTTAAAAGATAGTATTGTTACTACTATGATAGGTGCCGAGACTATCTCGTTTTTGAAGTTTTGGGGAGTGATGCCATCAGCTTTCTTAATAACCGCTGTATATGTAAAGCTTGTTAATAGGATAAAAGCAGAAAATATATTTTATCTTATTATATCAATTTTTTTAACATTTTTTGCTTTATTTGCATACGTTATTTTTCCAAATCATGAAATACTGCATTTAAGCCCTGTAACCGTTCAAAATTTAATGGTAAGCTTACCTAATTTAAAATGGTTTATATTGCTTTTATCAAAATGGAGTTTTTCGCTATTTTATATAATCGCCGAATTATGGCCAAATGTAGTTTTTGCATTACTTTTTTGGCAGTTTGTTAATAATATTACTACCGTGGAAGAATCTAAAAGATTTTATCCGTTATTCGGTTTACTTAGTCAAACAGGTATTTATTTAGCAGGGCAGTTTTTAGAAAATCTAAGTAATATTAATGATTACATAACTAATAAATTTGCATTGCAATCGTCTTTTCATACACTTTCTATACAAATTATACTAACTATGGTATTAATTTTAGGAATAATAGCTATTAAAACTTTTTGGTTGCTTAATCATAAAGTACTAGACAAAGAGCATATGGCGTTACTCAAATTTAAAGCAAAGAAAAAATCTATGACTATTGCCGAAAGTTTTCAGATGATTCTATTGTCAAGACATATTAGATTAATTGCAACTTTACTTATCTGCTATGGCATTGCCATTAATTTAGTAGAAGGTCCTTGGAAAGCAGCAGCTACTAAAATTTATAAAACCCCAACCGAATATGCAGCTTTTATAGGAGGTTATTTGAGCTACACTGGAGTATTTACTATTTTATTTGTCGTACTTGGTTCAAATATAGTTAGAAGACTTGGCTGGTTTACGGCGGCTGTCATCACACCTTTAATAGTTTTTATTACCGGTATATTATTTTTTGCTGTTAATAATTTTGAAGGATTTGTCGGCTTAATAATAGCAAATTTTATTCTAACTGATCCTACTTTAGTTGCTATAACAATAGGTGCTATTCAAAATGTACTTAGTAAATCAAGTAAATACACCTTATTTGATTCAACAAAAGAAATGGCTTATGTTCCTTTAGATCCGGAAATAAAAAGCAAAGGTAAAGCCGCTGCCGACGTGATAGGTATAAAACTCGGTAAATCCGGTAGTGCATTTTTACAATCATTGGTATTTATGATATTACCTTCCGCTAGTTATCAATCTATTTCCATCTGTTTAATGATTATATTTATAATTACTTGCTTAACTTGGCTTTGGGCAACTACAAAACTCAATAAAGAATATAAAAATTCCATTAAATTTTTTCAATAGTAATATCGGTTTTTTCTTGATATTACTAAAATCTCTATATACTATCCTTGGCAGTATAACACAAACTGTGAAACAACGCCGTGTTATTTGTTTTAATGTCATTGAGATGAGATTACAAAATAATTGACGAAGCAATCTCAGGCAAAATTTCTGAGATTGCCACGCTCCTTACAGTCGCTCGCAATGACGGCTCGATATTCGCGTGGGCAATCACATAATTACTTACAGTTTGTGCTAATTAATTTTTTATTAAATTAGAGGAGGTTTTATGAGTCAAGATCATACTGGATATGAAAATGATGAAGGATATGAGTCCGATATAGATGAAAAAACACAAGAACAAGCTGCTCCTGCGCAACCTACGCTAGATACAGCTGATGATGGTTTTAGCTTTACTCCTGCATCTTCTACTCAATCTACTCCTGCCATTAGTACTTTATCTGGCACTATTTCCACTGACGATCAGATATCAGACCCAATAACCAAGGCTGTAAGAGAAATAATTATACAACAACAAAAAGATGAGATAGCAGAACAAATATTAAAAGACCTGGCAGCCCTTGTAGACCGTGATTTAGCTGAACAAAAAAGAAAAGAAATAGAAGAGGAAAAAGAAAAAGATAAAAAGTTAAGTGTGTTTTTCGGTAACCCAGCTAATAGAGAATTTATTGATAATGCTTTAGAAAAGCCTGAACTTAAAAAGAAATTAGAATCAATAGAAATAACAGGTTATAAAAATATTCTCTTAACATATAGTGCCGCTAATGGATATCATGGTGGATTTAAGCCGGTACAGTGGGAAAACCAAATAAGTGCAAGCGATCTTAGAGCCACGGTAGTTAAAAATGATGCAGGCGATGAACTCTGTACATTAAATGAAACAACTGTTAAAACTAAGCCTTTTACTGTAGCTAAAAAAGACGGTACTCAGGTTCAAATCAATTCATACAGAGCAATAGATTTTCCTATAAAACTTGATAAAGCCGATGGGTCAATGCATTTGTCGATGGTAGCATTAAAAGCTGATGGCACAAAGCCCTCTAAAGATAGAGCAGTATATTTCACTGCTCACTACGAAGAAGGACCAAACGGTAAACCTCAACTTAAAGAAATAAGCTCACCGCAACCTTTAAAATTTGCCGGAGACGGACCGGATGCGGTAGCTTATATTGAGCATGGCGGAGAAATTTATACACTTGCGGTAACACGCGGTAAATATAAAGAAATGATGAAAGAGGTAGAACTACACCAAGGGCATAGCGTTGACTTATCACAAATTATAGCTGAAGATTTAACAAAGGTACAGGGTCGATCTCAGGAAACACTTCAACCGATAATAACTCCGAATCAAGAATTAAAATCATCTATTGAAACGCCTACCACTACACAAGTACCTCCAATTACTCCTGCCAGCCAACCACTACACACTGAGACTTCACAAATGCCACAGTCGCAACAAGTGAATCCAAACCTCTTTAATGCAGCTACAGCTTTATCATGCAGCATGCAAGATTTATTAAATTATGTAAATGCAGGTTTAACAAAAGAAAAAGACGGTAATACACAAATTGATTTAATTAACGAAGCAGCTACTGCAATTCTTAATAATGAGAAAGAAAAGCAGGCTAATTTCATTACTTTAACTAAAAATATGGTCAATAATAACGCCCTCACGCCGGATACAAAAGTAGCTCGAGTAAATGCGGTATTAGAAACCATAAAAAATAATCAGGATACCCCAGACATAGAAAAATCAAAAATGCTTGAAGCTACAGTAGCTATCACATTAAATTCAGAGAATCTCACACCGAAGCAAAAACAGCAGATGTTAGAAAAGGCAGTAGATGTCGATTTAAGTTTTAAAGATGATACAAGTAGAGCTGTGGCAATTGACGGTATTACGGGTGCTGTAATAAAAAGTAACCTTTCTACTAAAGATAAAGGGACCATGCTGATAGCAGTAGGTGATAAGGTTAATGCCTCTGAATTAAGCAATGCGGAAAAACAACAATTATTAGGTTCTGTATTAAAGAAAGGTGTAGAAACCAAAATTCTCAGTCCAGAACAACAACAATTGATGCAGCAGAATTTAGATAAGATTACAGCGGAACAAACTAAAAATGATAACATAACAGAGGTGCAAGGTATTTTAGCTAACCCTGCGTTTAATACTATCGCTAAAACTGCAGCAATACAAAAGGTTACTACAAAGGTTTTAGATAGTCCGATTACAGCAGAAATAAAAGGTGAAACGCTTGAAAGTATTACTAAGATAGTTGCTGAGAGTCCTTTGAACGTTCAAGATAAAACAGACATTGTTAAAGGTATGGGAGAAGCTATAGCTAGTCATAGAACTATGGCACCTACAAAAAAAATTGCTGCTATAGAATCCGTAGAAACAGGGGTAGCAAAAAGTATAACAGATTTGGAAGATAAAAAGTTAATGACTAAAGGGTTAGTAGATGGTATTTATGAAGACAAAGCAAATCCTGAAATAACTTCTGAAATGATGAAAGCTGTTTCTAAAGGGGTTGATAATAGTACTGCTATACCGGAAGATAAACAAGCTCTTAAAGATGCAGCGAGTGAGGCAGCTTTAGATAGAGCAACTCAAAATTTCACTGAAGAGTTAAAAGGACAGAATTTAGACGAACCTAAGCCTCGCGATGATATATATAACAAAGCTCAAGATATAGCTTATGCATTAAAAAATGTTGTTACCACTGTTTTAGATGCTAATCCTGAAAAACGTGAAGTCTCAGAAGAAGAAGTTATGAACAAAACTTCCAGTATATTAAATGATATCTCTAAGATTGCAATTGAGAAAGTCAATAATTTGCGTGCTATGCTCTCTCCAGATAGTAATCTTAAAACTCTTGAAGAAAAAAAAGCTGAAGCAACAAAAAAAGTAGATGAGCTGGTAAAGGAATTTGGTACTAAATCTTCGACTGAAGAACAGCAAAGTTTCATTCAAGCTAATTTAATTGACGATAAAACTTTATCTAAAGAGGTACGTTTACAAACTATAGATAAGTTATTACAAGAACAAGCACAAAAACGAGCAGAAGCAATTAAAAACCCTAATGTTAAAACAGAAGATTTAAGGGTAGTATCAGGACAGTCCGCATTAAAACCTATAAGTAACGATGAGCCAGATATTGAAAAAACTAAAATGGTAGTAGGAAGAGATCGAGTTAATATTAAAGATAATATAAAAATTATGGGCGCATTAATGAATGCAAGAGATAGCATTATTCAGTCGGAAAAGCTAAATAAATTAATACCTATTAAAAAAGAGTCGGCCTTTCCGCAACGCTAATTAAGATTTGTATGCTATATATAATGGCAAGCAATGTCATTCCTGCGAAGCATTGTTACGTGGAGCGGTTTTACCTCTGTCACTCCCACGGCTTGTCTGCGATATGACACCGAATGCGTTTTGTGGTCCAAGCAACAACACCTTTCTGCAAACGCAGGAAGCATGTTCTTGTATGGTTATTTTATCAATTAAGGTGGCTTTTCCAAATTCCCGCTTTCGCGGGAATGACATCGGGATAGTTCCATAAAGCTGCTTTTAGCTAGGAAATAATGATAGTGACTATTTCTCAGCTATAAGCTGAGATGTTATAAATAGAAGTGTAATCGATTAGAAATAGGTCATCATTAATAGTTGCACCTTCTTGCTCATCAATATACTGCTGTATCATTTCATCAGTAATATTACCCAAACTAACTGCCATATAACCTCTAGCCCAAAAATGATTGCCCCAATACTGCTTTCTCAAATAAGCAAATTCTTGCAATAATATTCTTGAGCTACTGCATTTTCAATACTGCACAAGTTTGCTAGGTGTTATTTGCGGTCTATACTAGATAAACATATGAACATGATCACAAGCTACTTTGCCTGAAATTATCTGTACTTCATGTTCCATACAAATACTCCTAAATAAATCTCTAGATCTCTCTTCGCTACCTTTCACGTTAATACACTCTTGCTATACTTTGGTACCCACATATTGTGTACTTTTAAATCATACTGGATATGGCTATTTTTTTCTATAACTTCTCATATCTCTTTATAAATTCGTCGCCAAGGCAACTTCATTATATCTTACATTCGACTAAAGGCGATT contains:
- the truB gene encoding tRNA pseudouridine(55) synthase TruB, giving the protein MSNYWLNIYKPGGISSAKLVSMVKQILGKKVKVGHAGTLDVEAEGILPIAVGEATKLIQLLIDSRKTYIFTIKFGLQTDSGDYTGTVIATKNYIPSQEEAYTVCSKFIGKVTQIPPAFSALKVNGVRAYKFAREGKEVELKPRNITIYNLKCLNFDKKNAIAIYYTECSKGTYIRTLAEDLALSLQSLGFVIELRRTQVGIFKAENAIRIKSPDEITKSFLEEKSIKIEAILDDILVLDATDSQAQQIKYGQKCIFDYEDDISLLWVRYKGTLLAIGSLNKNCFNSLRVFNVL
- the tlc4 gene encoding NTP/NDP exchange transporter Tlc4, producing MTINPSSIGDSSSKINIRFSKLTDYIWPIKCHEVSKFLFITLLMFCILFIQNLIRALKDSIVTTMIGAETISFLKFWGVMPSAFLITAVYVKLVNRIKAENIFYLIISIFLTFFALFAYVIFPNHEILHLSPVTVQNLMVSLPNLKWFILLLSKWSFSLFYIIAELWPNVVFALLFWQFVNNITTVEESKRFYPLFGLLSQTGIYLAGQFLENLSNINDYITNKFALQSSFHTLSIQIILTMVLILGIIAIKTFWLLNHKVLDKEHMALLKFKAKKKSMTIAESFQMILLSRHIRLIATLLICYGIAINLVEGPWKAAATKIYKTPTEYAAFIGGYLSYTGVFTILFVVLGSNIVRRLGWFTAAVITPLIVFITGILFFAVNNFEGFVGLIIANFILTDPTLVAITIGAIQNVLSKSSKYTLFDSTKEMAYVPLDPEIKSKGKAAADVIGIKLGKSGSAFLQSLVFMILPSASYQSISICLMIIFIITCLTWLWATTKLNKEYKNSIKFFQ
- a CDS encoding Sca4 family spreading effector, whose amino-acid sequence is MSQDHTGYENDEGYESDIDEKTQEQAAPAQPTLDTADDGFSFTPASSTQSTPAISTLSGTISTDDQISDPITKAVREIIIQQQKDEIAEQILKDLAALVDRDLAEQKRKEIEEEKEKDKKLSVFFGNPANREFIDNALEKPELKKKLESIEITGYKNILLTYSAANGYHGGFKPVQWENQISASDLRATVVKNDAGDELCTLNETTVKTKPFTVAKKDGTQVQINSYRAIDFPIKLDKADGSMHLSMVALKADGTKPSKDRAVYFTAHYEEGPNGKPQLKEISSPQPLKFAGDGPDAVAYIEHGGEIYTLAVTRGKYKEMMKEVELHQGHSVDLSQIIAEDLTKVQGRSQETLQPIITPNQELKSSIETPTTTQVPPITPASQPLHTETSQMPQSQQVNPNLFNAATALSCSMQDLLNYVNAGLTKEKDGNTQIDLINEAATAILNNEKEKQANFITLTKNMVNNNALTPDTKVARVNAVLETIKNNQDTPDIEKSKMLEATVAITLNSENLTPKQKQQMLEKAVDVDLSFKDDTSRAVAIDGITGAVIKSNLSTKDKGTMLIAVGDKVNASELSNAEKQQLLGSVLKKGVETKILSPEQQQLMQQNLDKITAEQTKNDNITEVQGILANPAFNTIAKTAAIQKVTTKVLDSPITAEIKGETLESITKIVAESPLNVQDKTDIVKGMGEAIASHRTMAPTKKIAAIESVETGVAKSITDLEDKKLMTKGLVDGIYEDKANPEITSEMMKAVSKGVDNSTAIPEDKQALKDAASEAALDRATQNFTEELKGQNLDEPKPRDDIYNKAQDIAYALKNVVTTVLDANPEKREVSEEEVMNKTSSILNDISKIAIEKVNNLRAMLSPDSNLKTLEEKKAEATKKVDELVKEFGTKSSTEEQQSFIQANLIDDKTLSKEVRLQTIDKLLQEQAQKRAEAIKNPNVKTEDLRVVSGQSALKPISNDEPDIEKTKMVVGRDRVNIKDNIKIMGALMNARDSIIQSEKLNKLIPIKKESAFPQR